From a single Syngnathus scovelli strain Florida chromosome 2, RoL_Ssco_1.2, whole genome shotgun sequence genomic region:
- the lrrfip1b gene encoding leucine-rich repeat flightless-interacting protein 2 isoform X10 produces MGTQGPGRKRLPNQEKMTAEDDALQQIARDAEARLAARRTARAEAREIRMKELEKQHKEKYYGLDYKWGRIEQWMEDGERYSRHSRRIASLSDDEERMSVGSRGSLKVTTLHQSIPGSSSSSSLLSHIFSFTSPFWHTSLSHLLSSFYPCTCSSFLPSQPSDYSSFLGSGSRASSRTSSARASPVVEERLDRDFLDRGSRTALNLSAATLSSLGGASSRRGSCDTSVSVEMEASIREMKDSVAEAEEKYRRAMVSNAQLHNDKSTLMYQVETLREDLSDMEELLWEARRHADERTKAYERERDCHILLQFQFKEMNETMRRSEELLMEVSQLREQTHAYAQEVSDLQEALQWKEKKIAALERQREISDVIQIERDQLRVEVLSLRDVVKQKYGEVISPELATNGGPRLDDEVSNSFAENVPDSRESMLELHLKKLLEERESLQDQVRMLKTQLLLRQRNLDGSQNPEEDGLENGADSHAVDLQRDASRQIGELKFKLVKSEQEVTALEQNVIRLEAQVTRYRTASENAEMVEDELKVERRKLHRELRTALDRIQELESANSHLTKRLEKMKANRSILLAQQ; encoded by the exons ATGGGGACTCAAGGACCCGGCAGAAAGAGGCTGCCCAACCAGGAGAAGATGACCGCAGAGGACGATGCTCTCCAACAGATCGCCCGGGAC GCAGAAGCGCGGTTGGCAGCGAGGCGAACAGCAAGAGCAGAAGCCAGAGAAATTCGGATGAAGGAACTAGAGAAGCAACACAAAGAG AAGTATTATGGTCTGGATTATAAATGGGGTCGCATTGAGCAGTGGATG GAGGACGGCGAGCGCTATTCTCGCCACTCGCGGAGAATCGCTTCG CTGTCAGATGATGAAGAGCGCATGTCTGTAGGGAGTCGAGGCAGTCTGAAGGTGACTACACTCCACCAGTCTATCCCTGGTTCTTCTTCTTCGAGTTCACTTCTGTCTCACATCTTTTCCTTCACTTCTCCTTTCTGGCACACATCCTTGTCTCATCTGCTTTCATCCTTTTATCCCTGCACTTGCTCTTCCTTTCTGCCTTCCCAGCCTTCAGATTACAGCTCATTTCTTGGTTCTGGCTCCCGGGCATCCTCCAGAACTAGTTCAGCTCGTGCCAGCCCTGTG GTGGAGGAGAGACTGGACAGAGACTTCCTGGATAGA GGCTCCAGGACAGCGCTGAACCTTTCTGCAGCCACTCTGTCTTCACTAGGTGGAGCGTCATCTCGCAGAGGAAGCTGTGACACGTCAGTCTCCGTCGAGATGGAGGCGTCAATCAGGGAGATGAAG GACTCTGTAGCAGAGGCAGAGGAAAAGTATCGCAGAGCCATGGTTTCAAACGCTCAGCTGCACAACGACAAGTCGACTTTAATGTATCAGGTGGAAACTCTGCGGGAGGACCTGAGCGACATGGAGGAACTGCTTTGGGAGGCGCGACGGCACGCCGATGAGCGCACAAAG GCATACGAACGTGAGCGTGACTGTCACATTCTCCTTCAGTTCCAGTTTAAAGAGATGAACGAGACTATGAGACGAAGTGAAGAACTTCTGATG GAAGTGTCACAGTTACGAGAACAAACACATGCTTATGCTCAAGAGGTGTCTGACTTGCAGGAGGCTCTGCAGTGGAAGGAAAAGAAGATTGCG GCATTAGAGCGTCAGAGGGAAATCTCTGACGTCATTCAAATCGAGCGCGACCAGCTGAGAGTTGAGGTGCTCAGCCTCCGAGATGTTGTCAAG CAGAAATACGGAGAGGTCATTTCTCCTGAGCTCGCAACCAATGGGGGGCCGAGATTGGACGATGAAGTCAGCAACAGCTTTGCGGAGAACGTTCCTGACAGCAGAGAGAGCATGCTGG AGCTGCATCTGAAGAAGCTACTTGAAGAAAGGGAAAGTTTGCAGGATCAG GTGAGAATGCTCAAGACTCAACTGCTTCTGAGACAAAGAAATCTTGATGGGAGCCAAAATCCCGAGGAAGACGGTCTGGAAAATGGCGCAGATTCTCATGCGGTGGACCTTCAGA GAGATGCAAGCAGACAAATCGGCGAGCTGAAATTCAAACTCGTCAAATCTGAACAAGAAGTTACCGCTCTGGAACAGAAC GTCATCCGTCTGGAAGCTCAGGTAACTCGCTACAGGACAGCGTCGGAGAATGCAGAGATGGTTGAGGATGAGCTGAAGGTCGAGAGGAGAAAACTGCATAGAGAA CTGCGCACTGCTCTGGACCGGATCCAGGAGCTGGAATCGGCGAATAGTCACCTCACCAAACGTCTGGAGAAGATGAAAGCCAACCGCAGCATCCTCTTGGCCCAGCAGTGA
- the lrrfip1b gene encoding leucine-rich repeat flightless-interacting protein 2 isoform X11, translating to MGTQGPGRKRLPNQEKMTAEDDALQQIARDAEARLAARRTARAEAREIRMKELEKQHKEKYYGLDYKWGRIEQWMEDGERYSRHSRRIASLSDDEERMSVGSRGSLKPSDYSSFLGSGSRASSRTSSARASPVVEERLDRDFLDRGSRTALNLSAATLSSLGGASSRRGSCDTSVSVEMEASIREMKDSVAEAEEKYRRAMVSNAQLHNDKSTLMYQVETLREDLSDMEELLWEARRHADERTKAYERERDCHILLQFQFKEMNETMRRSEELLMQKYGEVISPELATNGGPRLDDEVSNSFAENVPDSRESMLELHLKKLLEERESLQDQVRMLKTQLLLRQRNLDGSQNPEEDGLENGADSHAVDLQRDASRQIGELKFKLVKSEQEVTALEQNVIRLEAQVTRYRTASENAEMVEDELKVERRKLHRELRTALDRIQELESANSHLTKRLEKMKANRSILLAQQ from the exons ATGGGGACTCAAGGACCCGGCAGAAAGAGGCTGCCCAACCAGGAGAAGATGACCGCAGAGGACGATGCTCTCCAACAGATCGCCCGGGAC GCAGAAGCGCGGTTGGCAGCGAGGCGAACAGCAAGAGCAGAAGCCAGAGAAATTCGGATGAAGGAACTAGAGAAGCAACACAAAGAG AAGTATTATGGTCTGGATTATAAATGGGGTCGCATTGAGCAGTGGATG GAGGACGGCGAGCGCTATTCTCGCCACTCGCGGAGAATCGCTTCG CTGTCAGATGATGAAGAGCGCATGTCTGTAGGGAGTCGAGGCAGTCTGAAG CCTTCAGATTACAGCTCATTTCTTGGTTCTGGCTCCCGGGCATCCTCCAGAACTAGTTCAGCTCGTGCCAGCCCTGTG GTGGAGGAGAGACTGGACAGAGACTTCCTGGATAGA GGCTCCAGGACAGCGCTGAACCTTTCTGCAGCCACTCTGTCTTCACTAGGTGGAGCGTCATCTCGCAGAGGAAGCTGTGACACGTCAGTCTCCGTCGAGATGGAGGCGTCAATCAGGGAGATGAAG GACTCTGTAGCAGAGGCAGAGGAAAAGTATCGCAGAGCCATGGTTTCAAACGCTCAGCTGCACAACGACAAGTCGACTTTAATGTATCAGGTGGAAACTCTGCGGGAGGACCTGAGCGACATGGAGGAACTGCTTTGGGAGGCGCGACGGCACGCCGATGAGCGCACAAAG GCATACGAACGTGAGCGTGACTGTCACATTCTCCTTCAGTTCCAGTTTAAAGAGATGAACGAGACTATGAGACGAAGTGAAGAACTTCTGATG CAGAAATACGGAGAGGTCATTTCTCCTGAGCTCGCAACCAATGGGGGGCCGAGATTGGACGATGAAGTCAGCAACAGCTTTGCGGAGAACGTTCCTGACAGCAGAGAGAGCATGCTGG AGCTGCATCTGAAGAAGCTACTTGAAGAAAGGGAAAGTTTGCAGGATCAG GTGAGAATGCTCAAGACTCAACTGCTTCTGAGACAAAGAAATCTTGATGGGAGCCAAAATCCCGAGGAAGACGGTCTGGAAAATGGCGCAGATTCTCATGCGGTGGACCTTCAGA GAGATGCAAGCAGACAAATCGGCGAGCTGAAATTCAAACTCGTCAAATCTGAACAAGAAGTTACCGCTCTGGAACAGAAC GTCATCCGTCTGGAAGCTCAGGTAACTCGCTACAGGACAGCGTCGGAGAATGCAGAGATGGTTGAGGATGAGCTGAAGGTCGAGAGGAGAAAACTGCATAGAGAA CTGCGCACTGCTCTGGACCGGATCCAGGAGCTGGAATCGGCGAATAGTCACCTCACCAAACGTCTGGAGAAGATGAAAGCCAACCGCAGCATCCTCTTGGCCCAGCAGTGA
- the lrrfip1b gene encoding leucine-rich repeat flightless-interacting protein 1 isoform X5, producing the protein MGTQGPGRKRLPNQEKMTAEDDALQQIARDAEARLAARRTARAEAREIRMKELEKQHKEKYYGLDYKWGRIEQWMEDGERYSRHSRRIASLSDDEERMSVGSRGSLKGSRTALNLSAATLSSLGGASSRRGSCDTSVSVEMEASIREMKDSVAEAEEKYRRAMVSNAQLHNDKSTLMYQVETLREDLSDMEELLWEARRHADERTKAYERERDCHILLQFQFKEMNETMRRSEELLMEVSQLREQTHAYAQEVSDLQEALQWKEKKIAALERQREISDVIQIERDQLRVEVLSLRDVVKQKYGEVISPELATNGGPRLDDEVSNSFAENVPDSRESMLGNTGDITSHYCPKNKPTQLLSFGSAGKHVRASNVSREARARKQMTHQGRRKHHMRIVSTRLKGSCVSGKSAIAKQAVKQSGDSDHELTPTPKVKSPNEAKLSKKSQAKRKKSISHVGRTSTGKVQKSDQPASILYQKNISSGNSADTIQRPDSNRLTGQKLNEKPVECSSAPTGVSAAEPSFSESLIREYCEDCFAKYQQRVNGNTAENCQRSQEEADDIEEADDINMSDFVFVDSTFPGDTTSPEDLFTKLPRSPATSATVGHSCNFTRFVEELKVMAAPEWVLLKLPEGKVFEEQRVSQILGTDMQATQEVADMDSCEEAHEEMEQ; encoded by the exons ATGGGGACTCAAGGACCCGGCAGAAAGAGGCTGCCCAACCAGGAGAAGATGACCGCAGAGGACGATGCTCTCCAACAGATCGCCCGGGAC GCAGAAGCGCGGTTGGCAGCGAGGCGAACAGCAAGAGCAGAAGCCAGAGAAATTCGGATGAAGGAACTAGAGAAGCAACACAAAGAG AAGTATTATGGTCTGGATTATAAATGGGGTCGCATTGAGCAGTGGATG GAGGACGGCGAGCGCTATTCTCGCCACTCGCGGAGAATCGCTTCG CTGTCAGATGATGAAGAGCGCATGTCTGTAGGGAGTCGAGGCAGTCTGAAG GGCTCCAGGACAGCGCTGAACCTTTCTGCAGCCACTCTGTCTTCACTAGGTGGAGCGTCATCTCGCAGAGGAAGCTGTGACACGTCAGTCTCCGTCGAGATGGAGGCGTCAATCAGGGAGATGAAG GACTCTGTAGCAGAGGCAGAGGAAAAGTATCGCAGAGCCATGGTTTCAAACGCTCAGCTGCACAACGACAAGTCGACTTTAATGTATCAGGTGGAAACTCTGCGGGAGGACCTGAGCGACATGGAGGAACTGCTTTGGGAGGCGCGACGGCACGCCGATGAGCGCACAAAG GCATACGAACGTGAGCGTGACTGTCACATTCTCCTTCAGTTCCAGTTTAAAGAGATGAACGAGACTATGAGACGAAGTGAAGAACTTCTGATG GAAGTGTCACAGTTACGAGAACAAACACATGCTTATGCTCAAGAGGTGTCTGACTTGCAGGAGGCTCTGCAGTGGAAGGAAAAGAAGATTGCG GCATTAGAGCGTCAGAGGGAAATCTCTGACGTCATTCAAATCGAGCGCGACCAGCTGAGAGTTGAGGTGCTCAGCCTCCGAGATGTTGTCAAG CAGAAATACGGAGAGGTCATTTCTCCTGAGCTCGCAACCAATGGGGGGCCGAGATTGGACGATGAAGTCAGCAACAGCTTTGCGGAGAACGTTCCTGACAGCAGAGAGAGCATGCTGG GCAACACCGGAGACATCACGTCCCACTATTGCCCAAAAAATAAACCCACACAGTTGCTCAGCTTCGGCTCGGCCGGCAAGCACGTACGAGCTTCGAACGTGAGCCGAGAGGCCCGCGCAAGGAAACAAATGACTCATCAAGGAAGAAGAAAACATCATATGAGAATAGTTTCCACCAGACTAAAAGGAAGTTGTGTTTCTGGGAAAAGCGCAATCGCAAAACAAGCCGTGAAGCAGAGTGGAGACTCTGATCATGAGTTGACACCCACACCTAAAGTCAAGTCACCGAATGAAGCCAAACTGTCCAAAAAAAGTCAAGCAAAACGCAaaaaatccatctctcatgttggCAGGACTTCCACTGGAAAAGTCCAAAAATCAGATCAGCCCGCCTCGATCTTATATCAAAAGAACATCAGCTCTGGAAACTCAGCTGACACAATACAGCGGCCCGATTCGAACCGCCTGACAGGTCAGAAATTGAACGAAAAGCCCGTTGAATGTTCCTCCGCACCCACTGGGGTGAGCGCAGCAGAGCCTTCTTTCTCAGAAAGTCTCATACGTGAATACTGTGAGGACTGTTTTGCAAAATATCAGCAAAGGGTCAATGGAAATACCGCTGAGAATTGTCAAAGATCACAAGAAGAAGCAGACGATATAGAAGAAGCAGACGATATAAACATGTCCGACTTTGTTTTTGTGGATTCCACTTTTCCTGGGGACACCACGTCTCCTGAAGACCTCTTCACAAAGTTGCCAAGATCTCCGGCCACTTCCGCTACCGTCGGCCATAGTTGCAATTTCACGAGGTTTGTTGAGGAACTCAAGGTCATGGCAGCTCCTGAATGGGTGCTGCTCAAACTCCCAGAGGGGAAAGTGTTTGAAGAGCAACGAGTCAGCCAGATACTGGGGACAGATATGCAGGCTACCCAGGAGGTGGCAGACATGGACAGTTGTGAGGAAGCCCATGAGGAGATGGAGCAGTAA
- the lrrfip1b gene encoding leucine-rich repeat flightless-interacting protein 1 isoform X7, producing the protein MGTQGPGRKRLPNQEKMTAEDDALQQIARDAEARLAARRTARAEAREIRMKELEKQHKEKYYGLDYKWGRIEQWMEDGERYSRHSRRIASLSDDEERMSVGSRGSLKPSDYSSFLGSGSRASSRTSSARASPVVEERLDRDFLDRGSRTALNLSAATLSSLGGASSRRGSCDTSVSVEMEASIREMKDSVAEAEEKYRRAMVSNAQLHNDKSTLMYQVETLREDLSDMEELLWEARRHADERTKAYERERDCHILLQFQFKEMNETMRRSEELLMQKYGEVISPELATNGGPRLDDEVSNSFAENVPDSRESMLGNTGDITSHYCPKNKPTQLLSFGSAGKHVRASNVSREARARKQMTHQGRRKHHMRIVSTRLKGSCVSGKSAIAKQAVKQSGDSDHELTPTPKVKSPNEAKLSKKSQAKRKKSISHVGRTSTGKVQKSDQPASILYQKNISSGNSADTIQRPDSNRLTGQKLNEKPVECSSAPTGVSAAEPSFSESLIREYCEDCFAKYQQRVNGNTAENCQRSQEEADDIEEADDINMSDFVFVDSTFPGDTTSPEDLFTKLPRSPATSATVGHSCNFTRFVEELKVMAAPEWVLLKLPEGKVFEEQRVSQILGTDMQATQEVADMDSCEEAHEEMEQ; encoded by the exons ATGGGGACTCAAGGACCCGGCAGAAAGAGGCTGCCCAACCAGGAGAAGATGACCGCAGAGGACGATGCTCTCCAACAGATCGCCCGGGAC GCAGAAGCGCGGTTGGCAGCGAGGCGAACAGCAAGAGCAGAAGCCAGAGAAATTCGGATGAAGGAACTAGAGAAGCAACACAAAGAG AAGTATTATGGTCTGGATTATAAATGGGGTCGCATTGAGCAGTGGATG GAGGACGGCGAGCGCTATTCTCGCCACTCGCGGAGAATCGCTTCG CTGTCAGATGATGAAGAGCGCATGTCTGTAGGGAGTCGAGGCAGTCTGAAG CCTTCAGATTACAGCTCATTTCTTGGTTCTGGCTCCCGGGCATCCTCCAGAACTAGTTCAGCTCGTGCCAGCCCTGTG GTGGAGGAGAGACTGGACAGAGACTTCCTGGATAGA GGCTCCAGGACAGCGCTGAACCTTTCTGCAGCCACTCTGTCTTCACTAGGTGGAGCGTCATCTCGCAGAGGAAGCTGTGACACGTCAGTCTCCGTCGAGATGGAGGCGTCAATCAGGGAGATGAAG GACTCTGTAGCAGAGGCAGAGGAAAAGTATCGCAGAGCCATGGTTTCAAACGCTCAGCTGCACAACGACAAGTCGACTTTAATGTATCAGGTGGAAACTCTGCGGGAGGACCTGAGCGACATGGAGGAACTGCTTTGGGAGGCGCGACGGCACGCCGATGAGCGCACAAAG GCATACGAACGTGAGCGTGACTGTCACATTCTCCTTCAGTTCCAGTTTAAAGAGATGAACGAGACTATGAGACGAAGTGAAGAACTTCTGATG CAGAAATACGGAGAGGTCATTTCTCCTGAGCTCGCAACCAATGGGGGGCCGAGATTGGACGATGAAGTCAGCAACAGCTTTGCGGAGAACGTTCCTGACAGCAGAGAGAGCATGCTGG GCAACACCGGAGACATCACGTCCCACTATTGCCCAAAAAATAAACCCACACAGTTGCTCAGCTTCGGCTCGGCCGGCAAGCACGTACGAGCTTCGAACGTGAGCCGAGAGGCCCGCGCAAGGAAACAAATGACTCATCAAGGAAGAAGAAAACATCATATGAGAATAGTTTCCACCAGACTAAAAGGAAGTTGTGTTTCTGGGAAAAGCGCAATCGCAAAACAAGCCGTGAAGCAGAGTGGAGACTCTGATCATGAGTTGACACCCACACCTAAAGTCAAGTCACCGAATGAAGCCAAACTGTCCAAAAAAAGTCAAGCAAAACGCAaaaaatccatctctcatgttggCAGGACTTCCACTGGAAAAGTCCAAAAATCAGATCAGCCCGCCTCGATCTTATATCAAAAGAACATCAGCTCTGGAAACTCAGCTGACACAATACAGCGGCCCGATTCGAACCGCCTGACAGGTCAGAAATTGAACGAAAAGCCCGTTGAATGTTCCTCCGCACCCACTGGGGTGAGCGCAGCAGAGCCTTCTTTCTCAGAAAGTCTCATACGTGAATACTGTGAGGACTGTTTTGCAAAATATCAGCAAAGGGTCAATGGAAATACCGCTGAGAATTGTCAAAGATCACAAGAAGAAGCAGACGATATAGAAGAAGCAGACGATATAAACATGTCCGACTTTGTTTTTGTGGATTCCACTTTTCCTGGGGACACCACGTCTCCTGAAGACCTCTTCACAAAGTTGCCAAGATCTCCGGCCACTTCCGCTACCGTCGGCCATAGTTGCAATTTCACGAGGTTTGTTGAGGAACTCAAGGTCATGGCAGCTCCTGAATGGGTGCTGCTCAAACTCCCAGAGGGGAAAGTGTTTGAAGAGCAACGAGTCAGCCAGATACTGGGGACAGATATGCAGGCTACCCAGGAGGTGGCAGACATGGACAGTTGTGAGGAAGCCCATGAGGAGATGGAGCAGTAA
- the lrrfip1b gene encoding leucine-rich repeat flightless-interacting protein 2 isoform X2: MGTQGPGRKRLPNQEKMTAEDDALQQIARDAEARLAARRTARAEAREIRMKELEKQHKEKYYGLDYKWGRIEQWMEDGERYSRHSRRIASLSDDEERMSVGSRGSLKPSDYSSFLGSGSRASSRTSSARASPVVEERLDRDFLDRGSRTALNLSAATLSSLGGASSRRGSCDTSVSVEMEASIREMKDSVAEAEEKYRRAMVSNAQLHNDKSTLMYQVETLREDLSDMEELLWEARRHADERTKAYERERDCHILLQFQFKEMNETMRRSEELLMEVSQLREQTHAYAQEVSDLQEALQWKEKKIAALERQREISDVIQIERDQLRVEVLSLRDVVKQKYGEVISPELATNGGPRLDDEVSNSFAENVPDSRESMLGNTGDITSHYCPKNKPTQLLSFGSAGKHVRASNVSREARARKQMTHQGRRKHHMRIVSTRLKGSCVSGKSAIAKQAVKQSGDSDHELTPTPKVKSPNEAKLSKKSQAKRKKSISHVGRTSTGKVQKSDQPASILYQKNISSGNSADTIQRPDSNRLTGQKLNEKPVECSSAPTGVSAAEPSFSESLIREYCEDCFAKYQQRVNGNTAENCQRSQEEADDIEEADDINMSDFVFVDSTFPGDTTSPEDLFTKLPRSPATSATVGHSCNFTRFVEELKVMAAPEWVLLKLPEGKVFEEQRVSQILGTDMQATQEVADMDSCEEAHEEMEQ; the protein is encoded by the exons ATGGGGACTCAAGGACCCGGCAGAAAGAGGCTGCCCAACCAGGAGAAGATGACCGCAGAGGACGATGCTCTCCAACAGATCGCCCGGGAC GCAGAAGCGCGGTTGGCAGCGAGGCGAACAGCAAGAGCAGAAGCCAGAGAAATTCGGATGAAGGAACTAGAGAAGCAACACAAAGAG AAGTATTATGGTCTGGATTATAAATGGGGTCGCATTGAGCAGTGGATG GAGGACGGCGAGCGCTATTCTCGCCACTCGCGGAGAATCGCTTCG CTGTCAGATGATGAAGAGCGCATGTCTGTAGGGAGTCGAGGCAGTCTGAAG CCTTCAGATTACAGCTCATTTCTTGGTTCTGGCTCCCGGGCATCCTCCAGAACTAGTTCAGCTCGTGCCAGCCCTGTG GTGGAGGAGAGACTGGACAGAGACTTCCTGGATAGA GGCTCCAGGACAGCGCTGAACCTTTCTGCAGCCACTCTGTCTTCACTAGGTGGAGCGTCATCTCGCAGAGGAAGCTGTGACACGTCAGTCTCCGTCGAGATGGAGGCGTCAATCAGGGAGATGAAG GACTCTGTAGCAGAGGCAGAGGAAAAGTATCGCAGAGCCATGGTTTCAAACGCTCAGCTGCACAACGACAAGTCGACTTTAATGTATCAGGTGGAAACTCTGCGGGAGGACCTGAGCGACATGGAGGAACTGCTTTGGGAGGCGCGACGGCACGCCGATGAGCGCACAAAG GCATACGAACGTGAGCGTGACTGTCACATTCTCCTTCAGTTCCAGTTTAAAGAGATGAACGAGACTATGAGACGAAGTGAAGAACTTCTGATG GAAGTGTCACAGTTACGAGAACAAACACATGCTTATGCTCAAGAGGTGTCTGACTTGCAGGAGGCTCTGCAGTGGAAGGAAAAGAAGATTGCG GCATTAGAGCGTCAGAGGGAAATCTCTGACGTCATTCAAATCGAGCGCGACCAGCTGAGAGTTGAGGTGCTCAGCCTCCGAGATGTTGTCAAG CAGAAATACGGAGAGGTCATTTCTCCTGAGCTCGCAACCAATGGGGGGCCGAGATTGGACGATGAAGTCAGCAACAGCTTTGCGGAGAACGTTCCTGACAGCAGAGAGAGCATGCTGG GCAACACCGGAGACATCACGTCCCACTATTGCCCAAAAAATAAACCCACACAGTTGCTCAGCTTCGGCTCGGCCGGCAAGCACGTACGAGCTTCGAACGTGAGCCGAGAGGCCCGCGCAAGGAAACAAATGACTCATCAAGGAAGAAGAAAACATCATATGAGAATAGTTTCCACCAGACTAAAAGGAAGTTGTGTTTCTGGGAAAAGCGCAATCGCAAAACAAGCCGTGAAGCAGAGTGGAGACTCTGATCATGAGTTGACACCCACACCTAAAGTCAAGTCACCGAATGAAGCCAAACTGTCCAAAAAAAGTCAAGCAAAACGCAaaaaatccatctctcatgttggCAGGACTTCCACTGGAAAAGTCCAAAAATCAGATCAGCCCGCCTCGATCTTATATCAAAAGAACATCAGCTCTGGAAACTCAGCTGACACAATACAGCGGCCCGATTCGAACCGCCTGACAGGTCAGAAATTGAACGAAAAGCCCGTTGAATGTTCCTCCGCACCCACTGGGGTGAGCGCAGCAGAGCCTTCTTTCTCAGAAAGTCTCATACGTGAATACTGTGAGGACTGTTTTGCAAAATATCAGCAAAGGGTCAATGGAAATACCGCTGAGAATTGTCAAAGATCACAAGAAGAAGCAGACGATATAGAAGAAGCAGACGATATAAACATGTCCGACTTTGTTTTTGTGGATTCCACTTTTCCTGGGGACACCACGTCTCCTGAAGACCTCTTCACAAAGTTGCCAAGATCTCCGGCCACTTCCGCTACCGTCGGCCATAGTTGCAATTTCACGAGGTTTGTTGAGGAACTCAAGGTCATGGCAGCTCCTGAATGGGTGCTGCTCAAACTCCCAGAGGGGAAAGTGTTTGAAGAGCAACGAGTCAGCCAGATACTGGGGACAGATATGCAGGCTACCCAGGAGGTGGCAGACATGGACAGTTGTGAGGAAGCCCATGAGGAGATGGAGCAGTAA